A region of the Clostridia bacterium genome:
TACCCCTGTTAACCTGGTTACTTCATATTCTTCGTCATCATCCATCGATTCATCAGCTATCATTACAACTGTAGTTCCATCATCCAGCACGCTTCCTGCCTGTTCAAAATCAATGTTTGAAGCCTCCATCCTGGCATTTTCTGCATATACCTCTTCTTCAAAATGTATCCAAACCTCTTTCTCATTTACAGCATCAATATATGCCACTTCCGGTGGATCATCATCATACAGATTACCGTTATAAAGCACACTTACGCTTACATTGGAAAGAGCATTCCCTGATAAGTCCTTAATATTATTCAAAAGTACGGTATGACTCTTATCTGACGACAGTGAGCTTACTGTCAGCCTGACTGTCTTGCCATCCTCCTGCAATACTGCTTTTGTAGTCAGTGCCAAGCTGTCTATCCTATAGTTGGTTGTATTCTCTGCGGATTCCTCCTCAAGTACATTGTCGAAGTTAAGCTCTATTGTTTTGCTGTCTATACATTCGACAGAGGTTATATATGGAGGTGTCCTATCATCTGCTACTCCTTTGAATCTGTATGTTTTGTAGCCCGAGCTGCTGGAAGTCTTCATTTCATTTCCAAATTCATCAATTATACCCCTTATTACAAGAGTATATGACTCTGACTTCTCCATTTCGCTGGTAATAAGAAGTACTGTCCTGCCCTCCGAAGAGTAAAGTTCGTTTGGATTTTTGATCCTTATTTCCTTGATCTCCAAGTCTTCATCAATATCATAGTTATCCATGTCATATGCTGATTGTATGTCTAGAGCATTGGCATCCTCAAACTCTATTTCCACCATTGTATCCGTTACTGCTTTGGGATTGTGCGCAACTGACGGTGCTGTCCTGTCTTTGGACTTTCCTCTGAATTCCTTCTTTATTTCCCTGGCTATTTTATTCCTGAGCACTGAGCCATCTGAAATACCTTCTATAATCAAAGTATATGCCTTACCCGGCTCCTGACTCTCAGTCACAAGCTCCACGGAATCCCACAAGCCGTCCTCATCCCGATCCTTTACCTGTACTGCTTCCACATCCAGACTTCCGCCGCCTTGAGTTATTCTATAGTTGTCTTTCTCCTGAGCGGTTTCTTTATCCAATCCGTTGGTGTCAGAGAACTCCAACAGCAGCTTGATATTGTTCAATACTGTCAGCTTGTTGAGCTTCGGAGCGCTTGTATCCTTTTTACCTGTGAATCTTTTTGTAATCAGTTTGGTTGTTACTCCATCCCCATTCTTAATACTGTGTATTTTCAGTTCATAGGAACGTCCAGCCTGAATACCGCTGGTCACAAGCTTTACCTTGGTATTGGTGCTATCTAGTGCCGCTGACTGCACAGTCGCACCTTCAATAGAATAAGTGTCACTATCTTGAGCAGCCTCATTATCAAGTACTCTGTCAAAAGTAAGCTCTACCAGGTCTGTATCCTTGCACTCAGCAGTAATTAGCTTTGGGGCATAGCTGTCCTTTCTTAAACCTTTGAAGCTATAGCTCTTATCATTGAAAACCATTGTGTAAGTGGTGCTTTCATTCATCGCCGAGGTGTCGATTATTACAGCACCTGCATTCTTCATACTTACCTCTTTGATATCCAACTGCTTTATGCTGTACAGGTCCTCGTCAGCAGCCTCCGAACCATCTACCAGCTCCTCAAATACTACCTCCACCTTACTGTTGGAAATTGCCCTCACAGTTTTCACTGCTGCTTCCATTTCCTTGGAATACAAATCAAGGTCTATTGCATCTCCCTTATTCACATCCCCATTATCAACCAAGTGCTCTATAAGTTTTTTATCCGAGTTCTTCATTTTTGAATTCAGTGCCTCCACTGTAGCTATTGCAAGGTTCCTTACAGTAAAGTTTTTTGTATCCGCTACCTTCTTCAAGCCTTTTTCTGATGCGAAATCAAGAACCGAGCTCCAGTCAAAGTCCCCAGCCCCGTCAATTTTTTGCTTATAGCCCAAGCTTTCCAGAAGCACTTTATAATACTCTTTTGAGCTGATAGGGTTATAAGGCAGGAAGTTTATCCCGTCGCCTATCCAGCCATACTCCGGGTGATTCTTCAAATAGCTCAGCACATTTCTGCCTTCTTTCCATGCGATAGCATTGGCATCTTTAAAATTGCTGCCTCCGGTGTAAGATAAGGCATCCTGTTCCAAGCCCTTAAGCCTCAAAAACATTATCGCAGCTTGAAGCCTGCTGGGGTGTGTCTCGAGATAGGCATTGTCAACTACTCCAGCGTCTCCCTTTAGTATTCCCAGGTCTCTGCAAATACGTCCCTCGTAACCGATGTCAGCATCGCTGTACGCCTGTAAAGGCAGTACCGTACCAATTACTAGAATAAGAATTGTGAGTGTTGTTACAAATTTTCTTAGCATTAAACGTACCTCCTTGTTTCTTTCCTAGTAATTAGATATGATGCATATTCCTCAAACTGTACTAATTCGGTGATTTGTAATAATCTCTTAATGGCTTTGTAATATAACACCGAAAAAGTTTAGGTTTGCTTTTTTCGGTTATACTATCTTTATATTGAACGCACTTGAGAATAGATATAGGAGGTAGTAAAAATGCGTCTAATTGCGAGATTCCCAGATCAAAGACAGGTCGGTGCATTAGTAGACTCATTGAGAAATGCCGGTTTCGATAGAAAAGACATGATAATAAGTGACCTTGCAGACAGACAAGTCTTCACAACTATTGAAGAAGCAGCTCAGGAGATTTCATTTGTAAAGACCGAGAGAAACGGACTGGGTGAAATAGAAAGCTTTTCAAGCGGTATAGAAGGCCTCGAGGGCAAAAGCGGCATTATCGTGGCGGTAGAAACTCCAAAACATGAAAGCACAATAGTAAGATCCATTATGGAACAGTCCGGTGCTGTTGAAATTATTAGAGACTAAAAATTCAAACACCCTTAAATCTATCCGCAGTTGATTGATAATTATACTACATATGGCTATTGTACTTGTATTTACTGGCTATTTATTATACAATCTCATTGTTACTAATAAAATATTAATGGTAGAGTAGGCATTCATGCGTAAAGTGCTGGTTGTACGGGAAGTTGACACCAGACGAAAAGTCCTTTGGACTTGCGGTATGTTTGCTGCATTCCGCTGCCACTTAAGAGCCAAATCTCTTTAAGTGGTATATTTCCCATTTAAAGAGAGGAGGTGATTGTATGAGTAAGACAAAGACAATTGCTTTTGTCGGGCTGCTCGTAGCAATAGAAATCATTTTTACTCGTTTCCTGTCCTTTCAGACTCCAATAATAAGAATAGGCTTCGGGTTCATACCTATTGCATTTTCAGCAATAATGTTTGGTCCTGCAATAGGTGGATTGACTGCTGCTATTGCTGATGTAGTAGGAATGATAGTTTTCCCAAAGTCGGCATATTTCCCCGGGTTTACTTTAAGTGCATTTCTGAGTGGTGCTATATATGGGCTCTTTCTATATAGAAAGCCCGTAACTGTACTAAATGTATCAAAGAGTGTACTATTGATAACTATACTTGTTGACCTTGGACTGAATACGCTTTGGCTATCCATGATTACCGGTAAAGCTGCATTGGTACTGCTGATACCAAGAGTATACAAGAGCTTGATTATGCTCCCGGTACAAATTGCTGCAATACAAGTATTATGGAAATACATAGGCAGCCATATTGATAAAGCAAGCTATGCAAAGAGCAATTAAATAAAAGGGGATTATCTCAAACTGGAATGTCATTCTAGTTTTGAGATAATCCTTTTTTCATGCATCAAACTGGAAAAATACTGTGAAATCTTTATTTTCCATTTATTACATTTTTTTAAAGGCAACAAATGTGGTAAAATGTAATAAAAGTCTAATCCACCCAAAATGGGGGAGCGGGGGAACATATTCTTTGGGGTGAAGCCGTTAGGAACGGCAGGGTGTACTCTTTTACCTAACCCGTCAACTAACCTCGCAGACTAAAAAAGGGAGTCTCATATGCTACAATTTAAAAGGTTGTTGTTTTTTTCCACTGTATTTATTTTATTGCTCGGTTTGTTTACAGTCACTGTAAATGCCGATGATAATAAAATAACTACAGTCGCTGCTTCAAGCTTAAATCTGCGCAGCGGTCCCAGTACAGCTAATGCTGTTATAGTCACTTTGAAACAAGGTTATAAATTAACGATCCTCGAAACCTCTAAGGGCTGGTATAAAGTAAAAACGCCTGCTCGTACTGTAGGTTGGGTACATAGTGACTATGTCACAAAAACAGATACAATTGCTTCCCGTGGAGCTGTCACAAGAACCCAATCGAAAGCTGCCTCTGAGCTTTCCACAGAAATCGTAAGCTATGCGAAAAAGTTTCTTGGTGTAAAGTATGTTTGGGGTGGAAATACACCGTCCGGCTTCGATTGCTCAGGCTTTGTAAAATATGTCTATAATCATTTTGATTTAAGCATTGAACGTACCGCTTCAAGTCAAGCAAAGCAGGGTACAGCCGTCAAAAAAGCAGATTTAAGAGCAGGTGACCTTGTATTCTTTGACACCAACGGTGGACACAACAAAGTAAATCATGTGGGAATATATATCGGTGATGGGAATTTTATTCAGTCCTCATCCGGAAGCTCTGCACACAAAGTCGTCATTTCCAACTTGGAGTCAGGCTTCTATAATAATTCTTACATGACGGCAAGGCGCTTTTTTTAATAAAAAAATATAGGACAGGCGTCATATAAAATGGACTGTCTCGAAGTAGGGAGAATTCCCTATTTCGTGGCAGTCCATTTTATATTTTCATCAAGCATATGATATTCTATTTCTTCCGGCTTTCTTTGATTTATATAACCTCATATCTGCAATATTCATCAATTCATTGGCATCTTTTGCTTCACTTAAAGCAGCTGCCCCGCCGCTGATTGTTACTCTGGTCTCAGAATTCCCTAAAGGAACAGGGGTTCTTGCAACTACTTCCAACAGCTTGTCCGCAGCTTCTTTTGCTCCCTCCATGCCAGTGCCGCTAAATAGCACTATAAACTCATCTCCGCCGTATCTGAAAACATAATCAGATTCTCTTATGCTATCCTTTAGCAAATTAGCAACATGCCTTATTGAAAAGTCTCCTGCCATATGTCCTAAGGAATCATTCAGATACTTGAAGTTGTCTATGTCCATAAGCACTATTACGGAATCTGTTGAGCCGTTGCGGTTCCGTCTAGCCATTTCCTTCTGAAGTATGTCGTAAAAATATCTATGGTTGTATAAGCCCGAAAGAGAATCAGTTACAGAAAGCACTTCAAGCTTCCGGTTTGCCTCCATCAGCTCTTTATTCACTCTCTCCAACTCCTCCTCAGCATTTTTAAGCTCTGTGATATTCCTGGATACCCCCCAGGTTCCTATTATATTCCCACTGCTGTCCAAAAGCGGGTATTTCGATGTAGATACCCAAGTCACTGACCCATCCAGCCATAGTTCCATCTCTACTTTGCCCAGTATGGGCTTACCGGTTCTTATAATAGATTGCTCATCCTGGTAAGCTTTTGCAGCATGAGGTTCCTTGAACAAATCAAAATCAGTCTTTCCAATGACAGAATCAGGATTATCAATCCCGAGCCGTGAGGCCACAACCTTGCTAATAAAAAGAAATCTTGAATCCTTATCCTTGAAATAGAAGGTATCCTGGGAATGTTCCATGATTGTCTCGATAATGAACTTCTTATTAATTATATTTGTGCCGGTCAGCATCGAAATGTTGTCGTTGTTATCAAACTCTTGATTGTTCATAATGTTGCTCCAATCAATAAATATTTCATGAGGACCGAAAGCGAAAAAAACTTATCCTATATTTTCGTTCACTAATGCTTTCATAAGTTTCGCATCCAAGTTACCACCCGTAATGATGAACGCAGTCTTCCTGTTCTTAAAAATCTCTGGATTGCTCATAAATGCTGCAACTCCGACTGCCCCCGAGGGTTCGCTTACAACCTTTTCCTTATCTAGTAAATATACGACAGCCTTCCTTATTTCTCCTTCATCTACTTCAATGATTTGATCTATACACTGCGCAGACATTTCATAGGGGATTTCACCAACTCCGCCGACCAAGGCTTCACATATAGACGGCTCATTAGGATAGACCTCATAACATTTTTTATCCCTCATTGAATGAACCATTGCAGGGCAAGCAGAAGTCTGCACTCCTATAACCTTAATGCCGGGCTTTAAGCTCTTTGCAGCTACCCCAACTCCGGTAATCAAACCTCCTCCTCCAATAGGAACAACAATAGTATCTATATCAGGATTCTGCTCAAGTATTTCCAAAGCAACTGTACCAGCCCCTGCTATGACATCAGCATCCGAGCATGGGTCCACAAAGGTAAGTTCTTCCTTTTTCAAAGCCTTCAGAGCTGCTTCATGTGCTTCGTCGTAGTTATCCCCTTCCAATATCACTTCAGCTCCATAATATCTCATCTTATCAAGCTTTGCGCCGGGAGTAGTCCTGGGCACATATATTTTTGCCCTTATGCCGCCCAGTATATAGGAGGAATAGCTGACCCCAGCGCCATGATTTCCGGAGGAAACAGCCAGTATCCCTTTTTTCTTCTCTT
Encoded here:
- a CDS encoding Ig-like domain-containing protein — protein: MLRKFVTTLTILILVIGTVLPLQAYSDADIGYEGRICRDLGILKGDAGVVDNAYLETHPSRLQAAIMFLRLKGLEQDALSYTGGSNFKDANAIAWKEGRNVLSYLKNHPEYGWIGDGINFLPYNPISSKEYYKVLLESLGYKQKIDGAGDFDWSSVLDFASEKGLKKVADTKNFTVRNLAIATVEALNSKMKNSDKKLIEHLVDNGDVNKGDAIDLDLYSKEMEAAVKTVRAISNSKVEVVFEELVDGSEAADEDLYSIKQLDIKEVSMKNAGAVIIDTSAMNESTTYTMVFNDKSYSFKGLRKDSYAPKLITAECKDTDLVELTFDRVLDNEAAQDSDTYSIEGATVQSAALDSTNTKVKLVTSGIQAGRSYELKIHSIKNGDGVTTKLITKRFTGKKDTSAPKLNKLTVLNNIKLLLEFSDTNGLDKETAQEKDNYRITQGGGSLDVEAVQVKDRDEDGLWDSVELVTESQEPGKAYTLIIEGISDGSVLRNKIAREIKKEFRGKSKDRTAPSVAHNPKAVTDTMVEIEFEDANALDIQSAYDMDNYDIDEDLEIKEIRIKNPNELYSSEGRTVLLITSEMEKSESYTLVIRGIIDEFGNEMKTSSSSGYKTYRFKGVADDRTPPYITSVECIDSKTIELNFDNVLEEESAENTTNYRIDSLALTTKAVLQEDGKTVRLTVSSLSSDKSHTVLLNNIKDLSGNALSNVSVSVLYNGNLYDDDPPEVAYIDAVNEKEVWIHFEEEVYAENARMEASNIDFEQAGSVLDDGTTVVMIADESMDDDEEYEVTRLTGVWDLRNNAYELESSLDFFGTDIENEPPEVDYWDQMDVRRFRVVFTEPVLLIKEGVSGIDKPSGVSIDWKAVKNPDEEDTNEAYSTVDYEANKDIPADKEFKFNFTAMVSDYVELGAYDEDDDNGDSNSTILESFMEDDEEPYIEYVEAITRNKAQIVFSEAIRAAGSYDITYEDDDNRVKHIDIGIVEIDSKDKTRVNIFTEDEMSDEYIYILEPQSAAADIAGNRLDIDDLEIEFAGTNIMSSDFIQGVEILNEDTLKVSKSSTIYKINSLYELDEDGDSLGGNLIESTSRVSDNVHKIISKKPLLRDVRYEITVDGLEYKFYGGVRI
- a CDS encoding folate family ECF transporter S component, whose product is MSKTKTIAFVGLLVAIEIIFTRFLSFQTPIIRIGFGFIPIAFSAIMFGPAIGGLTAAIADVVGMIVFPKSAYFPGFTLSAFLSGAIYGLFLYRKPVTVLNVSKSVLLITILVDLGLNTLWLSMITGKAALVLLIPRVYKSLIMLPVQIAAIQVLWKYIGSHIDKASYAKSN
- a CDS encoding NlpC/P60 family protein; protein product: MLQFKRLLFFSTVFILLLGLFTVTVNADDNKITTVAASSLNLRSGPSTANAVIVTLKQGYKLTILETSKGWYKVKTPARTVGWVHSDYVTKTDTIASRGAVTRTQSKAASELSTEIVSYAKKFLGVKYVWGGNTPSGFDCSGFVKYVYNHFDLSIERTASSQAKQGTAVKKADLRAGDLVFFDTNGGHNKVNHVGIYIGDGNFIQSSSGSSAHKVVISNLESGFYNNSYMTARRFF
- a CDS encoding GGDEF domain-containing protein, coding for MNNQEFDNNDNISMLTGTNIINKKFIIETIMEHSQDTFYFKDKDSRFLFISKVVASRLGIDNPDSVIGKTDFDLFKEPHAAKAYQDEQSIIRTGKPILGKVEMELWLDGSVTWVSTSKYPLLDSSGNIIGTWGVSRNITELKNAEEELERVNKELMEANRKLEVLSVTDSLSGLYNHRYFYDILQKEMARRNRNGSTDSVIVLMDIDNFKYLNDSLGHMAGDFSIRHVANLLKDSIRESDYVFRYGGDEFIVLFSGTGMEGAKEAADKLLEVVARTPVPLGNSETRVTISGGAAALSEAKDANELMNIADMRLYKSKKAGRNRISYA
- a CDS encoding threonine/serine dehydratase codes for the protein MITFQDIVAARERIKEYIYRTPLELSMGLSSENCKVYLKLECQQKLKSFKARGALSKMTLLSEEEKKKGILAVSSGNHGAGVSYSSYILGGIRAKIYVPRTTPGAKLDKMRYYGAEVILEGDNYDEAHEAALKALKKEELTFVDPCSDADVIAGAGTVALEILEQNPDIDTIVVPIGGGGLITGVGVAAKSLKPGIKVIGVQTSACPAMVHSMRDKKCYEVYPNEPSICEALVGGVGEIPYEMSAQCIDQIIEVDEGEIRKAVVYLLDKEKVVSEPSGAVGVAAFMSNPEIFKNRKTAFIITGGNLDAKLMKALVNENIG